In one Pygocentrus nattereri isolate fPygNat1 chromosome 21, fPygNat1.pri, whole genome shotgun sequence genomic region, the following are encoded:
- the abhd14a gene encoding protein ABHD14A: MNVFRNRVAVLGLVLLATVLLYLLLPAMRQGSMEPSLAVQRMALMAASVPPSTPNITVRTGQLPSDPPLFFREALPVDSAGRQILPRLQVVLLHGQAFTSKTWEELGTLSLLAANGYQALAVDLPGFGKSPASESVKSDQNRVDLLKRFLEALGVRSPVLLSPSMSGHYALPFLQKHSSQLHGFIPIAPVATRTLTPQQYQDIQTPTLIVFGELDTNLGAQSLKNLQQLPRHTVVKLAGARHACYMDKPREFHQALLDFLNKLD; the protein is encoded by the exons ATGAACGTCTTTCGTAACCGCGTGGCCGTGCTCGGCCTGGTGTTGCTCGCCACGGTGCTGCTGTACCTGCTGCTGCCGGCGATGAGGCAGGGCAGCATGGAGCCATCTCTGGCGGTCCAGCGGATGGCGCTCATGGCCGCTTCAGTTCCACCCTCAACTCCCAACATCACCGTCCGGACAGGGCAGCTGCCCAGCGACCCGCCACTGTTCTTCAGAGAGGCGCTGCCTGTGGACTCCGCCGGGAGGCAGATACTGCCCAG GCTGCAGGTGGTCCTCCTGCACGGTCAGGCCTTCACCTCTAAAACCTGGGAGGAACTGGGCACGCTCAGTTTGCTTGCGGCCAATGGATATCAGGCCCTCGCCGTGGACCTGCCCG GTTTTGGTAAGTCTCCAGCCTCAGAGTCGGTGAAGTCTGATCAGAATCGCGTGGATTTGCTGAAGCGGTTTCTCGAGGCTTTAGGCGTTCGGTCTCCGGTGCTGTTGAGTCCGTCTATGAGTGGTCACTACGCACTGCCCTTCCTGCAGAAACACAGCAGTCAGCTCCATGGCTTCATACCCATCGCTCCGGTCGCCACACGGACGCTCACACCGCAGCAGTACCAAGACATCCAG ACTCCTACGCTGATTGTGTTTGGTGAACTGGACACTAATCTGGGCGCTCAGTCTCTGAAGAACCTGCAGCAGCTTCCCCGCCACACTGTGGTCAAACTGGCCGGAGCGCGACACGCCTGCTACATGGACAAACCCCGCGAGTTCCACCAGGCCCTGCTGGACTTCCTCAACAAACTGGACTGA